From the genome of bacterium:
ATCACATGTGTTTTGTCGACGGCGCGGTGGGTGTGCCTTCAGTCGCGATGATCAATTGGGATGATCCGTACATTCATTCGTCCGATGATGATCTGTGGCAAGTCGACCAGACACAACTCAAACGAAATAATTTTATTTACGCAACCATGGCGTATGTGCTCGGATCGGCGGAAAATGAAATTGTTCCGCTTCTGGCGGGCGAGACTTTGGCCCAAAGTCAAAAACGGCTGGCAAATGATTTGAAAATCGCAAACGAGATTTTGGTGAGTTCCAACGACCGAAACCAGGTATGGAAAGACATGTCGATGGTGATCGAGCAGGGTTTTGAAAGGGAATTTCGTGCCATCGAATCCGTTCATGTGTTTGTAAGTAACCGGCAGTACAATCAACCGATCGATGCGGCCAGGAAAGCACTGGAGGCGCAGAAAGTGCAAACGATGCAGTTGATCAATGATTTATTCAAAGCACATTTCGGAGCATCGCCTTTAATTAACTTGAACGAGGCCGAAACAGCCGCTACAAAAAAAATTCCATACAATGCTTCTGAATTTAAAGATTATTTCAGCTGCCGCGATTCTGTGAAGTATAAAGGCGATTTGCATAAAATCATGCGGGAAGAAGTATTCAATTTTGTTGATGGTAAGCGCAGCTACCATGATATTTACAAAGCCGTTCGTGCCGAGGCACTAACCGTAGGCGAGTGGTATTATGGCCGTGTGGAATTGAACGATGTAACGAGCCTGCTGGATGAGGGTGTTGAGAAAAAAGCTTTGGGATTAAAATCGAAGTAAATTTCATGGAATACCCGATCATTCTATTCGACGGCGTGTGCAACTTGTGCAACGGTTCCGTTTTGTTCATTATTAAACGCGATCCCAAAGCGCAGTTTCGATTCGCATCGCTGCAGTCGGCGTATGGCGAGAATTTTTTAAAAGAAAAAAACCTTTCAACGAAAGAATACGACTCTATTGTATTGATCGAAGGGGACAGATTTTATACTCAATCATCGGCAGCGCTCCGGATCGCTAAACGTCTCAATGGCGCTTGGCCGCTCTTCTATATCGGAATTATTATACCGAAATTTCTTCGTGATGCCGTATATAATTTCATCGCAAAAAACCGCTATCGCTGGTTCGGCAAGAAAGATGCGTGCATGATTCCCACGCCTGAGCTCCGTTCACGATTTATGGAGTAACGATGTCCGTATTTCTAACCGCGCAATGGCTACGGCTGATCAATATCACGTACGCCGTTTCACCTGAAATACTCAAACCGCATCTGCCGTCGGGACTGGAATTGGATTTGCGGGACGGCAAAGCTTTTGTAAGTTTCGTAGCTTTTGATTTTGCTGACACCAGAGTGCTGAGTTTTAAAAT
Proteins encoded in this window:
- a CDS encoding thiol-disulfide oxidoreductase DCC family protein encodes the protein MEYPIILFDGVCNLCNGSVLFIIKRDPKAQFRFASLQSAYGENFLKEKNLSTKEYDSIVLIEGDRFYTQSSAALRIAKRLNGAWPLFYIGIIIPKFLRDAVYNFIAKNRYRWFGKKDACMIPTPELRSRFME